In Gadus macrocephalus chromosome 4, ASM3116895v1, the following proteins share a genomic window:
- the LOC132454957 gene encoding E3 ubiquitin-protein ligase TRIM47-like, translating into MATPHRSWSEENFSCPICLDVFNSPVSTPCGHNFCTTCVTTFWDDKDQYKCPVCNEIFQTRPDLRVNTLLSEMVDQFRTFTRVKEQQCVEPGEVPCDVCTGTQLKAVKSCLVCFISYCQTHLEPHQRVTVLKSHELVEPMNRLENRMCKKHNQLLELFCQTEQVCVCQLCTVMDHKSHPVVPLKEEYELKTAQLGKIESEVQQMIQERQQKIQEIKDTVGLIKADGDRVIADGEEVLIALMLCIAKCRDDLNEAVKDELKSTEEKAEGLIKELEQEIELLINRCSESKQFSQSEDHLHFLQNFMSLNNPPSTRDWTTVEVRHPSYIGTLSCSMDQLKETLDMEMKKMPDLHSALKKYACKLTLDKNTVYRRIALSDENRKATMDGEQHRYPNHPERFDTCGQVLCREGLTGRCYWEVEREGCVSIGVTYRGIKRKGGGSDSRLGGYYESWRLQCTDDYYKACGNNIGTKYPPIPYSDTVGIYLDRPAGTLSFYIVGRYKLTHIHTFNNKFTQDLYPGFLLGNGTSVRLRQL; encoded by the exons ATGGCCACTCCTCACAGGTCCTGGTCTGAGGAGAACTTTTCATgtcccatctgtctggatgtgttcaataGCCCAGTCTCtacaccatgtggacacaacttctgcacaACCTGTGTTACAACATTCTGGGATGACAAAGAccagtacaaatgtcctgtttgcaatgAGATTTTCCAAACAAGACCTGATTTACGGGTCAATACCCTCTTATCAGAGATGGTTGATCAGTTTAGAACGTTCACACGAGTTAAAGAGCAGCAGTGTGTTGAACcaggagaagttccctgtgacgtctgtactgggacccagctgaaggctgtgaagtcctgcctagtgtgttttatctcttactgccaaacccacctggagccacatcagagagtcacaGTTTTGAAGAGCCATgagctggtcgagcctatgaaCCGTCTGGAaaacaggatgtgtaagaaacacaaccaacttctggagctcttctgccagactgaacaggtgtgcgtgtgtcagttaTGCACAGTGATggaccacaagtcccatcctgttgtacctctaaaggaggaatatgaactgaagacggcccagctggggaagatagagtctgaagttcagcagatgatccaggagagacaaCAAAAGATTCAGGAGATCAAAGACACAGTAGGACTCATCAAAGCAGACGGAGACAGAGTGATTGCCGATGGTGAGGAGGTCCTCATTGCACTAATGCTCTGTATTGCAAAGTGCCGTGATGATCTCAACGAAGCGGTGAAAGACGAGCTGAAATCAACAGAGGAAAAGGCTGAAGGCCTCATCAAAGAACTTGAGCAGGAAATAGAATTGCTGATCAATAGATGCTCAGAGTCTAAGCAGTTCTCACAAAGTGAAGatcacctccacttcctccagaacTTCATGTCCCTGAATAATCCTCCatccaccagggactggacgacggtggaggtccgtcatCCATCATACATAGGGACCTTGAGTTGTTCTATGGATCAGCTGAAGGAGACACTggacatggagatgaagaagatgCCTGACCTGCATTCAGCTCTcaagaagt ATGCCTGCAAACTCACGCTGGACAAAAACACAGTCTACAGACGAATCGCTCTGTCTGATGAAAACAGAAAAGCAACGATGGATGGAGAACAGCATAGGTATCCTAatcacccagagagatttgacACCTGTGGCCAGGTTTTGTGTAGAGAgggtctgactggccgctgttactgggaggtagagagggaaggatgTGTTtctataggagtgacatacagaggaatcaaaAGGAAAGGAGGGGGTAGTGACAGTAGGCTTGGAGGGTACTATGAGTCCTGGAGACTTCAATGTACTGATGATTATTACAAGGCCTGCGGCAACAATATTGGAACAAAATATCCCCCCATCCCTTACTCTGATACAGTAGGAAtttatctggaccggcctgctggcactctgtccttctacatAGTAGGTCGTTacaaactgacacacatccacaccttcaACAACAAATTCACCCAGGACCTCTACCCTGGGTTTCTGCTTGGGAACGGTACCTCAGTACGTCTTCGTCAGTTGTAG